The DNA segment GTGAAACTGTCTCTGTTTTCGACCGCTAGAGGGTCTTCAGTATAAGTTATTGAGGATTGATTTGCATCATCCCAAGTTGATTCAGACGGGGCAATGTCTTTCTCTGTGTCAACTAAAGCTGTAGTAGTAGCAGCTGCAATAATGGCGGCTTGTTCGGCCTCTCTTATTTGCCTTTCTCTGGCTTCTCTCAATTCCTCTTCTCTCTGTCTTTGTGCTTCTTCTCTCCGTCTTTGTGCTTCTTCTCTTTCCCTCTTTACTGCCTCCTCCTCTTGTCTCACTCTCTCCTGGAAAACAAAGTAAACACACCGACTGGTACGATTGAGCTAAATTCCATATGATGCACACTTGAGACACGTACGTAATGCATAACGAGTGACATTTCATTTTCTACTAATGGAAGCTCTTTGAGTTTGAAATGTAAACAACGTGCTGCACATATAAAGCACATGTTGTCAGTGCATTAGCCTCCAGGCACTATGAAGTGAAGTCACATGGTTCAACTGCAACTAGCATTAGCTGTAAGCAAACTTGGAGAAGGATATTCATTAATCGGTGTAAGTTCCAATTGCAAAATAAACAAGCGGCTCAGCTAAGCCGCTCAGCTAACCCACTCCAACTGAAGCAAAAAATATATGGTGACTTGGTTTAACTTCAATGGGTGGGTGACTGCAACAGACAGGTTACAGAGCATGCAACAGAAGTTAGCTAATTTGTAAGCAAACATGGCGAAGGTCCACTGGACTTGCCAAATAGAGTTATAAACAACATCAGGtgaggatataattattagggtTAGGGTGTGTGTTTCTAAGGAGTTGTTTATTGCATAACTAGAAACCATCTAAACACAATGAGAAACTAACAGGTTCAACTGCATTGGAAAAGCACTAGCAACACACCTTTATACAGGCGATGTACATGTTAGCTGCAGCTGTTACCCTTGTTTCTTACTATCATAATATTTACACAGGCTCATTGCTCATGAAGATTCATCGATTCCATTTTTCCTATTCCTATGGGTCACATTGCTACTTACACTAAAGGGCCAAAGCTGACATGTACCTCCTCATCTCCTATGTACACAAGCAATGCAAAGAGAAGCcctttttttctttttctaaGCACAGGCAATTACATGTGCAGTACCTAGCAGCTgttacactacatgtactacaggTGTATGCTTATTTCGATCAAACAACACAATCTCTCCATTCTTCTTGTGGGTAACATTGCTACACCTTCATTTTACACCAGGGGCCAAAGCTAATGAACTACTTCCTCACCTCTTCAGCGATGTTCTGGAGTAGCTCATTCTTCTCCTTCTCAAACTGAGACTTGAGTTTGTCTTTGAGCTCCATGGCACGGGGGAAAACTTGTTTGAGCAGCTTCTTTATTCTGGCCTTATCAGTGGGGGCTGCCTTTGAGTACTCAGGGTGCTTTGGTATCTTCTCTATGaacagactgtgtgtgtgagtgagaatgtatgtgtgtgtgtgtgtgtgtgtgtgtgtgtgtgtgtgtgtgtgtgtgtgtgtgagtgtgtgtgtgtgagtgtgtgtgtgtatgtgtgtgtgtgtgtgtgtgtgtgtgtgtgtgtgtgtgagtgtgtgtgtgtgggcagatGGGTGGGTGATGTGCTAGAACTATATAACTTTGGCCTAGTTTATCCACACTACTTACGTGGCAAATTTGTTATACAGTATAAACGCCCTGTCAAATTGCCCCTCAGAGTAGTACACTCTTGCCTGTGTGGAGAAACAGATGCAATAAATCATTCCGTATAAAGAAAATAGCATCTATGCATCTCTAAGAATCAACAGTAACCCTGGTAACTATCAGTACTGTGTAGTGACCTGTCTCTCCATCTCAGAGCCACTCCTGTAGTACCTCCTGATAGGAATGGCCACATCAATCTGTACAGAACTTCCATGGTCACTCAGCTTCTTGATCCTAGCAGTAGGGTCCAAAATAAGCTCCCTAGAGGCCTTAGCTTGCTTTGGCATAGCTCTAAATCTCCTAGAACCCTTAGAACTGTACTTGTTTCTAGTTGCTTAGCTTCTTAGTCGAGTCTGATCTTTCTTCTTGTACAGATCTAAGGTCAAAGTTGATGAATTCCAAAGCCACACCTATAGGCTATACTGTCATAATATGGGCGTGGTTGTTTACCCACAGAGCTAGGAAGGAGGAATCATCGAAGGAAGAACTTCAAAATGACGGACTCAAAGTCTCTCACAAGACAAGCCGGGAAGATAGTGTGCCTGTGTATAGCCTGGTACGCCTTCAGCAGTGCCAACAATGTCCTGGGGAAGCAGATCTTCAACGTGTTCCCCTACCCgatgactgtgtgtatggtgCAGTTGCTCACACTGAATGCATTCCTGGGACCAGCCCTGGCTGTACTGGACGTACAACCTGCCCCCCACTTCAATAGGAGGTTCTATCTAAGGAGAATGGTTCCTCTGGCGCTAGGGAAACTGTTTGCGACATTGTCGGCACATCTCAGTATACTCAAGGTGCCCGTCtcttatgcacacacaggtaGGTAGGTGTGTTGTATAGTGGTTACACGCAAGTTACAATCTACTTGTTGTTATGAGCAATTGGTGGTAATGTAAtgaaaaacataattatgggctaTTGAATTCAGTGACCATTGCGTGCATTGTGCACGtgcatgaacatttttgcCTGATTGTATGTTTGCGTACGGTGTGTGTCTTAAGTGGTGCAAATTGCATGGAATGGTAGCTGTAAGGTTTCTAGGAAGCTTTCCTCACTGCATATCTCTCCCTCCATGTTGTGATTCCCCACTCTCTTTACTTCCTCTCCTATTCATCGGATTACAGTCAAGGTGAGACATTGTGTATTGTTGATAGGCAACTTTTAATGTTTAGGCTATCATTAACACGCCCCCATTTGAGCTATACAATCAAGAGTTTGTGTTAACGAGCCCCCAGCTGAGCCTAGTACAAGAGTTTGTGTTAACGAGCCCCCCAGCTGAGCCTAGTACAGGAGCTTGTACATCAACAACACTCACCACcaagctctataattatgtggactACTTCCTTAATTATATTGTAATACGTACTTTCAGTACATTCATTACTTAATAAATGCGCTGCCTACACTGTTACTTGTGTTACTCCCTCCCCTCAGGCGATGCTCCCTTTCTTCACAGTGCTGCTCTCTGTGGTGATCATGAGGGAACACTACTCCATGAAGGTacatacaggtacatgtacatgttcccTCCTGAGGGTACATACACaatgtcactgtacatgtacatgtttccTCCtgagggtacatgtacaggcagTACGTCCCTTCTACAAGTGGTACAATTTCTAAAACAACATTATAATCTCCTAGGTAATTCTTATTACATGTGTGCTTTAGACCACTGATTCCTTTCGTGCCCAAATCTGCTGTCTTTAGAAGAAAACAAAGACGTGTGACCTCTCTAAAATATGCTTTCTGCTATCTACTATATCGCATGATATAATTTTCTGTCATTCCTACTTAAGGTGTACCTCTCACTGGTGCCGATAATATCAGGTGTGCTCATAGCCACAGCAACCGAGCTGAGTTTTGACCTGGTGGGCATGGTGGCTGCTCTCAGTGCAACCATCCTCACAGCACTACTGAACATATACTCCAAAAAGGTGAGTCTGTGTgtcaagtgtgtgtacagcttgAACTGCAGTCATACAAAAGTTGTGAAAGCTATAATTGTAACTTGCCCACATGTAAAATTTGCTTTAAGAGGCTTTTTCACTTTCCCTTACATTGTTATAAGTATGGGCCTGTCCATGATCAGCTAACGAATGTCTATTGTCGCTCTATGTAatttatacagtgcatgcgTGACACTCGTATCCACCACTTGAGGCTGCTGctagtgctgagtcagctctgTTGTGTATTCCTGTTCCCAGTGTGGCTGTACACGGATGTCTGGGACATCATCATCACCCTACACAAGGTCGGTAGTACAGTGAAAATCTAGATGTAGCATTTTACATATAATAATCCCCGTACAACAGTCATAACATAAAATAGTCACCACTACTTTAGTTTACTCCGTGTTTTAAATGTGTCAGAGGTCTTGCATAGATCTATAACCTTGCATCCTCCCCAACTCAATTTCTAAGCTAGCATCCTTTATCGTTATTGACTTTGACtttctctatatatatagatgtacAACACTCATTAACCACCCCCCCAACCACACCCCTCCAGGTGAGGCATCTTGGCTGGCTCGTGTTTGCTCTCCCAGTGGACGGTGTGCTCATGTTTGGCCAGAATATCATAGCCTTCAGTATGATCTCAGCTGTTACACCAGTTTCTTACTCAGTAGCCAACGCCACAAAGAGGATTGTCGTCATCTCTGTCTCTCTGCTACTCCTGAAGAACCCTGTAACGATTTGGAACGTCTGTGGAATGATGACGGCCATCGCTGGAGTGGCCCTCTATAATATGGTATGCATGCTTCAGTACCTTGTACGTATACGGAGTGGCCCTCTATAAACTTGTACTGTACTATTTACAAATGTGTGTAACATGCGGGGTAaaacgattgtgataattatttagcTGGCCGTGGTTGCTGCTGTGcccatgtataataattatggtccaCGCATAGTATACAGACGATACAAAGAGTGATAACATAAGTACTAGTAGCCAAGCTTACAGTTAACGCAAACTTTTCCAGAGAACGTATAATCGTGCAGTAAACGTAATGTAGCTACACtagtactatatacacattCAACTTCTCCCTTCAGGTCAAGATCACCAGTATGAATGAGAGTCCACCTGTGTTACCGGTGACTACCAAAGACAACGACCCCCTCCACCTCTCTGACATGCACGCTGGATCGGAGGCATACCACATAGACATTGACGCTAGTTACAGGTCTAGCCCCATGAAGATCATTTGAAGTCTATATTatatcatcattaatttttaagcTCAAATCACAGCATGCTCCAAATTTTTTCATGGTATTTATTATCCAATTCAACTTACAaagcagtatataattatatagatatgaacaaacagtcataattgaattaTTATTTAAAATTACGAGCACAGATATCAGTACACTCATTTTCTATTCTTTGGTTGAGCTCTTCTTGTGTCTCTCCTCTTCCAAAGCTCTTGTCCAGCACAGCTGCAACCTCCTCAGCACAGCCAGCCGTACGTCTCCAGAAGTCCATCTCATCTCTAGCTTCTTCATCCATCTTCTCCATACGTTCTTCAATCGTTTTCCCTGTCTCTTTAAGAAAAGGTTCTGGTACAGGACACACACAGTGGTCTCGGTTAGCTACCATCAGCTCTGGGTTCTGCTGTTGTCGACGTTTGTGCAGTTCATTACATACAAAGCATTGGAATCCATCGATAAAGTCCaatccatcatcatcatccacTGTCCATTCTCTGTGTCTGTAGTGCTCCAGCAAGCGTTGATTTGTTATTCCACTTCGTTTAAACTCCAAATACTCGTTGTATTTGTTATCGTCTGTGTCCAATTTGAGAAGAAACTCTGCTAGTTCTTTAGGTGAGGCGAAATCATCCGCTACAATAATAGAGTGATCAGTAGGTGCCCAATCTTTAATCGTGGGAGATCCATGGACTATTGGCACTGTTCCAGCATACAGTGGTCTCCAAAATTTCTCAGTGATGTAATCGTGGCATACAGCATTCTCGAATGATATAGCAAACTTGTATTTAGCAACCAAATCTATGACATCCTGGGCATTGAAAGTAAGCGAATCTGTTAAGTGTTCGGGTAAGTCTCTATTGTGTAGACATCGTCCATATGAGTCGACTTTGACATATTTCATTAGCTCTTGAATGTATGAGTCTCTATCTGATGGAGGGTTGCAGTCGGACTGCATATACATGACTAGTCCCAGGTCTCCAGTGCTCTTGTCTTTCGTCGGTACTCTCTGAGGTTGCGATAAattaatcaatgtgtgtaggTAGTGCAATACAATAGGATAGTTTGAATAACGGCTGTAAGTCGAGGTTAAGTTGAACAAACTAATTCCTTTCTCAGTCGCAAATACCCAGTTATTCTTCGGAGATTCTTCGTTTAATAGAGCCCACATGTGACGAGGCTTCCTGGGAAGCGGTAGATCACTCCAATGCAAGTCCGAACCATAGAACATAAATACGTCCACTTGAGTATTCGGATTAGATAATTCTGTTCTGCTTTTTGTTATAAGACACGATCCGAGGGAACATTCCCTGATTTTACGATCTTCCGGAATAAATGGAGTCCACCAAACGATTAAAGGGAGGTCTGTAGGTTCTTCAGCAGGCAAATAAATTGGGGGTTGGCGATGTGGAGAGTGAATTCCAAATAGTGGCTGATCATCTTCATAGTTTTCATGATCAGTGTCAGACAGCCTGTCACTCACAAAATCAAGTATGATCGTTGACAGCACTGAAAGTAGGATGACAATCACAGCTAGCTTCAGTAACCTCTTCATGAAGGAACCACATCTCATTCTTGGTGAGCATGTggaaggggggtggggctgcacACATTCTATTGAGCCGATTTTTCTCTATTTTAATAATGTGAACTTTTGCTACATtggtatacatacatgtacatgtatgcagcaCCTCTGGTACAGCACAGTGGCTACAGTCACTtattaataaaaaaaaatgtgttTTTAGCTAGCAGCAACAATGTCTCCAGGTTTTAATTGGACAGTTATTCACACTCCTCCTCGTACATGGAGGCAATGACCACTGGACAGGCCTTTTCCATCTTAATAGCGTACCACAGCACCCTGGTGGTCACTCCAGACTCCACCCACTCGCTAATTAACTCAGCATACTCAACAGCACTCAGACTCTTCGTACCAGTGATCGTGGTTCGATACGTCGTCCTTGTCGGGGATTTGTAACATGTGAAGTAGCCAGGTTGAATATTCCTCATGGGAATGTCATTTCCACTCTTTTGACTTTGTACTGCCTTGGTGATGGCAATGTGCATGATCTTGTACATCAAATTAACCGTTTCATCCTATAAGAAATGAAACACATTGTTCAATGATGAATTTAATGACCAGGTGACTTACAGTCCACTCCACACAATAGCGAGTTGGCCCGAACTTGAGTTGGATCATTGTATTGTCTGTATGAATGAGTAAAGTTTTTAATCTAATCTGGCTCAACAGGTTTACCGGCACAGAAGGGAGGGTCACATGACCAGGTGCCATTGGACTGACACACAGCTGAGGGGCATCCAGTGAGGTTGTAGCCTGTGGCACAGCTGTACACGACAGTGTCCATAAAGTGAGTGCCTTGAGATGTGTTCACATGACCATTAGCTGGAGCCTCAAGAACACCACAATCCATGGCTACACAGGGTGATACCAAACAGCAtaattaaggtgacatattttggcgggtattaatttctgctgtTTCTGCAAATCGAACTCGCAGATAATTGaaaaatgcaatgaatctcatttaAACCCACTTGCAAGTAATTAGAAACGCTATGAATTTCATAACTTGAGCAGAATTTAAAGAAATTGTACGACACCTTGGtaatagtatagtatatactGAGAAGATTATTGGAAAATCTATACATGTCCTTCTCCcttctgctcgcgagactaagCGGTACCATGACAACTCACGGTCACATGATGGTGCTGATGCTGACCAATCTCCACTGGCAGTACATGTACGACTAGCTGCTCCGTTTAATACGTAACCTTCATCACAACAAAACACAGCCACACTCGTGTAGGTTGTTCTCAACTCAGTGTTTTTAGGTTGTCCGTTCTCGGGAGGCTCCAGTGGACCACAATCAACaactatatattattattatgactgtgtgtatgcaGATCAAAATTTGTTGGTGCCTAGgacacctgtacatgtacatacgtagaCTATAGTCTGCAATAttttagctatagctataattacacCTGCACATCATTTTTGGGATTGATATACCCATCTTACTTTTACAAACTGGTTCTGAATGAGACCAATGACCATCTTCTTGGCACTCCCTTGAGCTTACTCCAACTAAATCGTACCCAACATAGCAAGTGTAGTTAGCTCTATCCATAAATTTTGTTCCAGACGATGTGTCCACTCGTCCATTAGTAAGATTAAGGAGGGGACCACAATCCACAGCTGTATACCGACATGTAAATACAACCTATAAATTGACACCACACAAAAGTATTTACGATTGCAAGTAGGGGCTTCCGGTCTCCATTGTCGGTCAGCATTGCATGTACGTCTCTCGGGTCCATTCAGACAATATCCACTATTACAGGAGTAGATAGCCTCACGTGTATAGGTAGTCCCCAAGGATGTGTTGACAGTTCCATTTTGAGGATTTATTAAAGGCCCACAATCaacggctataattatgtgcaggaATAGTATAGAGGTAGAGCAGTAGCCTAATACCCAGATGGATGCACCACATACTAGGGCAATCTCAAAGAGTGCTTATACGTAGATAAACTAAACTCACGATCACAGCTTGGCATTTCATCAGACCACTGCCCATCTTGTTGACACAATCGtgagaccaccccctccaagACAAAGCCGCTAGCACAACTGTAGGTGGCCACACTGCCACACTCAGTGTTGGGAGAGCTCTCAACAGTTCCATTCATGGGAGCAGTGAGCCGGCCACAGTCACTGAGAACTAAAGAAGATTCATCAAAATACTCAGTGAACTCTGCTATGTGAGCACATTAATACAGTGGAGCCGCTTCGTAATTGAGACATTATAGCAAGGGAGCAATGTTTTGgctgttacataattatacaaaggtggcccatatataatatatatgaGGTTGGTTTGGGGTGGCTGGAGGGGTTCAACTTTTTAACATCGTACGGTTATGACTGTACATCGGTTCCACTCAAAGATAATTACCACTTGATACAGATCACAACTACAGAGAGACAAGTTACCTCGGCAAGTAGGTGGATCAGGAACCCAGTCTCCATCTGCCCCACAAATACGTACTGAAACTCCGTTCATACGGAAACAGTTGTCACAGGTGTACTCGGCTTGGCTGTTGAAGAGTGTCCCTCTCGTTAAGCTTATTTGTCCATGTGAAGGAGCAAAGATCTGCCCACAATCCACAGCTGATCATGAATTAATCatacacaattatgtacatgaagcatttaactcttacGTTGACATGTAGGGGCTATACCACTCCATGTTCCATCATCCTGGCACCTCCTCACTGCTTCACCATTAAGAGTGTTTCCTGTGTGACAATCGTAAATGGCTTCGGTGCCTGGTGGTCTATCATCTCTGGTACCATCGTTGTACATAATAGTGATATCTGCCATATGCTTGTCTAAATCTCTGCAAAACACTGAAAGAATGGGATCGAATCATACCAATTTTTTTGAGGGAAACAAATTGCCATGCACTTACGAACCTCGACAATGTGGTGCTGATCCAGACCAGCTACCAGAGTTAGAGCACGTTCTAGTATTGTCTCCAACCAGAGGGAACCATTTTTTGCAAGTATGAGTAGCCACAGTAAGTGTTGAGTTGGAGTAGGATATTATCCCGTTGGTCAGAGTGAGAGATGGGCATACCACTGGATGTACATGCAGAGCAAACGTGCACAGTGATgtttcacatacatgtataacagaCTGGAGTACAAACTACTCACCCAAGTTGGCACAAAGTGTCATGTCTCCTCTCATAGTTGGCACAGTGCAACAGTAGGACCCGGTTAGATTTAGAAAGTTAATACTTTCGAATTCTCTACGAGCCAGTCTGATGAGTTGGGAAGCATTCCTCACAATGTAAAACTGCTGTCCAGCATTCGCTGAAGCATATTTGTTCAGTATCACACTCCCATTAGGATACGCCCAATGTCCCAGTCCTCCATTACCATTGTTGTCAGCTCTACTTCTACAGCAGGCAGTGAGGTCAGTGTGACACGTGAGAGGAGGTAGACCACCATTAGCATCCTCTCCGATAGCAGTGATGAGGATATTAGTGTTGTTGATGGTGATGGTAGTTGATCTCAAAGTCAGAAACACTGCCAGGAGAAATGTTATGTTCCCTTCATGATAGGTATACAGGACATACCACTTACCTGGTTGTGCATGTCCAATTGAAATGCAAATAGTTACagccaaaattaatgtaacgATACTGAAGGCCATCATTCACTTGTATATATCAACTCtttttttactgtgtatataatcTATGTAAATGTGGCACTCCCATATATATTAATTACATCATTGTAAACAGATGGGCAGTAATCTATAAATACTTACAGGTTTTAGTCCGCATTACTTGAATATTCAGCTGTTCTGCGCTTTGTAATCAGACACCATTTGAGCGAGCAGTGAAACATTCCAATTCAGATTCTCTAGTTTCAGACAGCCAGTCATGCACTCACACAATTACCGGTTACCAGGCTTATGGTATTAAGCTCAGGCTAAAACAGACACGTAATTGGTTGAACATCTCCTTAGTTATAGGTGTACTGTCATTAATTCACTCTCATCATTGTACATTAATTGAGGCAAGGACAACTGGACAAACCTTTTTGATCTTAATCACATACCACTGCATTCCCTGGTCGTCACTCTAGACTCCACCCCCAGCTCATACTCGACAGCACCTGCATGCAGACTCTCCGTACCAGTGATTGTGGTTCGATTGGTCTTCTCAGCAGCAGTGGAGCGATAGCAGCTGAAATAACCAGGCTGAATGTTCTCCTTAGGAATCACATGACCTTGAAGTCGAATCCCTTTGACAACTGGACAATTACATTGTCTTGTACATCAGTTCAACCATTCCTtcctgcaataattataactgactTTTACACAACATAATAAAACAAAAACTTACAGTCCAGCTAACACAGTGGGCCAAAATTCAGCTAAATtatctatgcatgtatatcaaataataatatacagtcatgtacatgcacattatatatatatatataatgcatATTTGGAATGCCGACCAGGGTACAGTGGTATGTGACATATATCTAGTACACAATAATGAAAAATACCGGCACAGTAATTAGATATCTATCTGTAGTACACATAATTAATGCATCATGGAATTATTTACTGGCACAGTGGGGTATGTGGATTACAGGACCAGTTACTGGCATTACGCACTAGAGCACCTATACAATGTAGTTGCTAAATTTGGCAGTTGAAAATTGTACCTAGATCTATAGAGATGTCATCACATTACCGGTAcgttaattattatatgtggGAAAGAGCATAATTGAGGTTATCTTCTTTCTGATTAAGGATTTGTGAGTAGCTCGAAATCGTGTTAGTTGAGCTAATGAAAGAAGTGACACTAACTGAACTCCATACTAGTTTTCCAAAGCTTATTCCAATATAGAGTGTGAATAGAAACCAATGAACGAAAAGAAAGCTGTCTCCAGAAGGAGAATCATTTAATTGGTCAACACCAAACTGAATAACattggctaaaaatacagcATTTGCAATCAACTGGGAGACAAGCAGAAAAATTCCAAGTACACAATTTACTATGTAGATAGACATAAAAAGACCTGCTTGGGAAGGATCATTCCAACTTTTATAGTTAACGTAATTGGTATAATAATAGCATTCACAATACCACCAATAACAACCACAGCCAAGAGTCCACACCACATAGTGCATATGCCACATCTCACAACTTTATACCTGCCATATCGAATGTCTGCCAAGTATCCGGCTAGAGGATAGAACAGCTCACAAATAGCAAATACAGCATATACACAACTAGCTATCACTTCATTGGTAATAACAGGCGAGTACCCGAGTAGTAGTTTCATGAAATAACTGAATAAGAAATATATTTCAGGATTCAGTATAAAGCCGTACACGAAATACATTAACACAATCCAAATAAGAATCATTATTGCAGCCTTTGACTTGATCAGCACAGTTTTCTTCTTACCATATTTCTGGTCATTGCTACTCAAGAGTGGTGTAGCTTCAATTGAATCTCTGCTGGCATTTGGTACAGGAGTTTCATGAAGGGAAGCTTGCCTTATAATTCCTTGCTTAAAGCTAGCCATTGCTCTTAGTGTAACCAGAAATGCCCACTTAGCAAATATCTAATCATAAGATCATGTGGTAAGACTGATAGAAGACTCTTAATTAACAATGAATTGGTAGACAATACAAGTATGTGGCAAGTCGTTTTTTtgctacatacacacacatcacacactctCACCTTCTCTCGATGACCCTCCATAGTTGCATGCCTCCAGAAATGAGGTTCCTTTCATTTAATAAATGGAGTGAGGACCATGAAACTTTTCCAGTAGATTCTATATACCAGAGGCCCCTGTGAATAAGTCCCTTTTAAAACAACTGGTCCACTGTTCTCCTGTTGTCGTGAAGACTGAGTGAAGCCTGCATGGCCCAATTTGtctattttctgaaaaaagTGTGGTCTATATTAGGAGggtataagtataattatatatattaagTGATCTTACTCAATACCCACCACCCAATACTACTATCATTCAAATTaggcatatatataattatactggtaaTTATATATTGAGTGTCAGTGAAATGGAGTATTGCGCACGCTAAGGTGAAAGGTTATTCCAGTAGCTCATTCCACTGATTCAAGAAACCCGGTATATTAAAGACTCTACCAC comes from the Halichondria panicea chromosome 4, odHalPani1.1, whole genome shotgun sequence genome and includes:
- the LOC135335388 gene encoding alpha-(1,3)-fucosyltransferase 10-like, with protein sequence MRCGSFMKRLLKLAVIVILLSVLSTIILDFVSDRLSDTDHENYEDDQPLFGIHSPHRQPPIYLPAEEPTDLPLIVWWTPFIPEDRKIRECSLGSCLITKSRTELSNPNTQVDVFMFYGSDLHWSDLPLPRKPRHMWALLNEESPKNNWVFATEKGISLFNLTSTYSRYSNYPIVLHYLHTLINLSQPQRVPTKDKSTGDLGLVMYMQSDCNPPSDRDSYIQELMKYVKVDSYGRCLHNRDLPEHLTDSLTFNAQDVIDLVAKYKFAISFENAVCHDYITEKFWRPLYAGTVPIVHGSPTIKDWAPTDHSIIVADDFASPKELAEFLLKLDTDDNKYNEYLEFKRSGITNQRLLEHYRHREWTVDDDDGLDFIDGFQCFVCNELHKRRQQQNPELMVANRDHCVCPVPEPFLKETGKTIEERMEKMDEEARDEMDFWRRTAGCAEEVAAVLDKSFGRGETQEELNQRIENECTDICARNFK
- the LOC135335403 gene encoding solute carrier family 35 member E1-like, translated to MTDSKSLTRQAGKIVCLCIAWYAFSSANNVLGKQIFNVFPYPMTVCMVQLLTLNAFLGPALAVLDVQPAPHFNRRFYLRRMVPLALGKLFATLSAHLSILKVPVSYAHTVKAMLPFFTVLLSVVIMREHYSMKVYLSLVPIISGVLIATATELSFDLVGMVAALSATILTALLNIYSKKCMRDTRIHHLRLLLVLSQLCCVFLFPVWLYTDVWDIIITLHKVRHLGWLVFALPVDGVLMFGQNIIAFSMISAVTPVSYSVANATKRIVVISVSLLLLKNPVTIWNVCGMMTAIAGVALYNMVKITSMNESPPVLPVTTKDNDPLHLSDMHAGSEAYHIDIDASYRSSPMKII